The following coding sequences are from one Leguminivora glycinivorella isolate SPB_JAAS2020 chromosome 7, LegGlyc_1.1, whole genome shotgun sequence window:
- the LOC125227905 gene encoding cytochrome P450 6a2-like gives MWLSVVLLVVLLSLIVLLAIFHYTTNGRKYWLQRKVLYREPCPIFGNFGAALTSRRSYAKTLQYFYEKYYKEKYVGIFIARRPTLMVLNMDIAKTIFSTDFSSFSDRVASTTDTRREPLLRNVFNMSGAEWKAMRQIISPAFSSAKMKWMFPLISECAHNLRNVLLNSLGEVEVPEVMCRYTTDVIGSCAFGVDPGSLKDPESPFLKMSKKMFKVDRATILKRYCRIFFPRLFKLLNLRSYPPDVEAFFTSAMSQVLQERRSGVQRCDFLQLMLDVQETEKEFEMTDALITSNSFIFMLAGLEASSTSLSFCLYHLATDEDLQDRVRGEIIECMERHGGLSFEAVSAMKLTTQVVTETLRLHPPTPMVTRLCTSPCVLSGTDLNFELRDSVLIPLQCMQRDARYFPDPEKFDPERFNDPNPPAIYTFGGGPRSCPGGRFAYLTLVAGLAAMLSKLEVAPSARTTPTIKYDPRSVMLKNKGGIYLEFKAL, from the exons ATGTGGCTCAGTGTTGTTCTTTTAGTGGTTTTGTTATCGCTTATTGTTCTGCTTGCGATTTTTCACTACACCACAAATGGAAGAAAATATTGGCTTCAAAGAAAAGTACTTTACCGTGAACCGTGTCCCATTTTCGGGAACTTCGGCGCTGCTCTGACCTCCCGGCGCAGTTATGCAAAAacgttacaatatttttatgagaaATACTATAAAGAAAAGTATGTCGGCATATTTATAGCCCGCCGGCCGACACTGATGGTGCTGAATATGGATATAGCGAAGACTATATTTTCGACAGATTTTTCAAGCTTTAGTGATCGAGTAGCATCAACAACGGACACCAGGCGAGAGCCTCTATTAAGAAATGTTTTTAATATGAGCGGCGCCGAGTGGAAGGCGATGCGGCAAATTATTAGTCCAGCGTTCTCTTCTGCAAAAATGAAATGGATGTTCCCGCTTATATCGGAGTGCGCACACAACCTCAGGAATGTGTTGCTTAATTCTCTCGGCGAGGTCGAGGTCCCTGAAGTGATGTGTCGCTACACGACCGACGTCATAGGAAGTTGCGCTTTCGGCGTCGACCCCGGATCGCTGAAAGATCCTGAATCTCCCTTCCTCAAAATGTCAAAGAAAATGTTTAAAGTAGACCGAGCCACAATTTTAAAACGCTATTGTCGAATATTTTTCCCCAGATTGTTCAAATTGTTGAATTTGAGGAGTTACCCTCCAGACGTTGAAGCGTTTTTTACGTCCGCTATGAGCCAGGTGCTCCAGGAGAGGCGCTCCGGCGTCCAAAGGTGTGATTTTCTACAGTTGATGCTGGATGTTCAAGAGACTGAAAAAGAGTTCGAAATGACGGATGCTTTAATCACATCTAATTCGTTTATATTCATGTTGGCGGGGCTGGAAGCATCTTCAACTTCGTTATCATTTTGTTTGTATCACCTGGCTACAGACGAAGATCTACAGGATCGCGTTAGGGGAGAAATTATAGAATGTATGGAAAGACATGGCGGTTTGAGTTTTGAGGCCGTGAGCGCCATGAAGTTGACTACACAGGTGGTTACTGAGACGTTGCGCCTGCACCCGCCGACGCCGATGGTCACTCGCCTCTGCACCTCACCGTGTGTGCTCTCTGGCACTGACTTGAATTTTGAACTCAGAGACTCAGTGCTGATCCCTCTTCAGTGCATGCAACGCGATGCCCGATATTTCCCGGATCCTGAAAAGTTTGATCCAGAACGCTTCAACGATCCCAATCCTCCAGCCATTTATACATTTGGAGGCGGTCCGAGAAGTTGCCCTG GGGGTCGCTTTGCGTACCTGACGCTGGTGGCGGGGCTCGCGGCTATGCTTAGCAAGCTAGAAGTGGCGCCGAGCGCACGCACTACTCCAACAATTAAATACGACCCCAGGAGTGTTATGCTGAAGAACAAGGGCGGCATATATCTTGAATTCAAAGCTTTATAG